A DNA window from Vigna unguiculata cultivar IT97K-499-35 chromosome 10, ASM411807v1, whole genome shotgun sequence contains the following coding sequences:
- the LOC114165987 gene encoding UV-B-induced protein At3g17800, chloroplastic: MENCLIHHHHHTLLTLPSSSHKPHFRFFTRPDFGGGGGAFPVSSSCLSHHRRRPFIRASAGATPCEFSSLNSPLEPRSMVGKFLSGVLQNHPQMFHVAVGEELKLLAEDRDAAHARMVLGSVTDEALLHRRIAQLKENQCQIAVEDVMYLLIFYKFSEIRVPLVPKLSSCLYNGRLEILPSKDWELESIHSLEVLDMIREHITTVTGLKAKSSVTECWATTQVRQFLLARVYVASILYGYFLKSVSLRYHLERNLSLADHDIHLGHRTSLMCSYGLKDAIFGHLSNMPSLGQGLIRPEEEVEDLKCYVMSFHPGSLQRCARLRSKEAVNLVGSYSCALFNNNESGSFENDDVILTSFSSLKRLVLEAVAFGSFLWETEDYIDNVYKLKED, encoded by the exons ATGGAAAACTGTCTcatccaccaccaccatcacacACTCCTCACTCTACCATCATCATCTCATAAACCCCACTTCAGATTCTTCACAAGGCCTGATTttggtggcggtggtggtgcTTTTCCTGTTTCTTCCTCTTGTTTGTCACACCACAGGCGTAGACCCTTCATCAGAGCAAGTGCTGGAGCCACCCCATGTGAGTTTAGCAGCCTGAACTCTCCTTTGGAGCCCCGTTCCATGGTGGGGAAGTTCCTCAGTGGCGTGCTTCAGAACCACCCTCAGATGTTCCATGTTGCTGTTGGGGAAGAGCTCAAGCTCTTGGCTGAGGATCGTGATGCGGCACATGCTCGCATGGTGCTTGGTTCTGTCACTGATGAGGCCTTGCTGCACAG GAGGATTGCACAACTAAAAGAGAATCAATGTCAAATTGCTGTAGAAGATGTTATGTACTTGCTGATTTTTTACAAGTTTTCTGAGATCAGGGTCCCTTTGGTACCAAAACTTTCTAGTTGCCTTTACAATGGCAGGCTAGAGATATTGCCTTCTAAGGACTGGGAACTAGAGTCTATTCATAGCTTGGAAGTTTTGGATATGATAAGGGAACACATAACTACTGTAACTGGCTTGAAAGCAAAATCTAGTGTAACTGAGTGTTGGGCAACAACCCAAGTTAGACAATTCTTACTTGCCCGAGTTTATGTTGCCTCCATATTATATGGTTACTTTTTGAAGTCAGTTTCATTGAGGTACCACCTAGAACGAAATCTATCTTTGGCTGACCATGATATTCACCTTGGTCATAGGACTTCCCTTATGTGTTCTTATGGATTAAAAGATGCCATCTTTGGCCACTTGAGTAACATGCCATCCTTAGGGCAAGGGTTAATCAGGCCAGAAGAGGAGGTTGAGGACTTAAAATGTTATGTTATGAGCTTTCATCCTGGATCATTGCAGAGATGTGCCAGATTGAGATCTAAGGAGGCTGTGAATTTGGTTGGTAGTTATAGTTGTGCACTCTTTAACAACAATGAATCAGGTTCGTTTGAGAATGATGATGTTATTTTGACTTCATTTTCTAGCTTGAAGAGACTAGTCTTGGAAGCTGTTGCCTTTGGATCTTTCCTGTGGGAGACAGAAGATTACATTGACAATGTCTATAAGCTTAAGGAAGACTAA
- the LOC114167604 gene encoding MLP-like protein 43, with protein sequence MTLAGKITSEIGVHATAAKWFNLFSTQLHHVQNLSDRVHGTKLHRGEDWHHTDSIKHWTYTIEGKVTTCLESIECVDEANKRITYKLFDGDLDPQFKLFKFVFQTIHKNSGGAIIIWTVEYERVSEEVDPPYGYVEYLHTFTRHIDAHLRIA encoded by the exons ATGACACTTGCTGGTAAAATCACCTCTGAAATTGGGGTTCATGCAACTGCTGCAAAGTGGTTCAACCTCTTTTCAACGCAACTCCACCATGTTCAAAACCTTAGTGATAGAGTCCATGGAACCAAGCTGCATCGTGGTGAAGACTGGCACCACACCGACTCCATCAAACACTGGACTTATACCATAG AGGGTAAGGTGACAACATGTCTGGAGAGTATTGAATGTGTTGATGAAGCAAACAAAAGAATCACGTACAAGCTTTTCGATGGAGATCTTGATCCCCAGTTCAAGCTCTTCAAGTTCGTATTTCAAACAATTCATAAGAACAGTGGTGGTGCTATTATCATATGGACCGTTGAATATGAGAGGGTTAGTGAGGAAGTTGATCCTCCTTATGGCTACGTCGAATACCTGCACACATTCACTAGACACATTGATGCTCATCTTCGCATCGCATAG
- the LOC114165134 gene encoding uncharacterized protein LOC114165134: protein MKATQSRQKSYADKRRRPLEFEAGDHVFLRVTPTAGIGRALRSRKLTPRFIGPYQITRRIGPAAYEVALPPHMANLHNVFHVSQLRKYIADPTHILEEDDVQIREDLTVDAGTVRILDSQVKQLKGKDIRTVKVLWDEATQKMTQEMENAMRRSYPHLFSVTKGLGLNNWGFDAVSIASD, encoded by the exons ATGAAGGCCACTCAGAGTCGTCAGAAATCCtatgcagataagaggaggaggccgCTTGAGTTTGAGGCGGGTGATCATGTATTTCTCCGTGTGACTCCCACAGCAGGCATTGGGAGAGCTCTTCGAtcgaggaagttgactcctCGATTCATAGGGCCATACCAGATCACGAGGCGAATCGGACCGGCTGCATATGAGGTTGCTTTGCCACCACACATGGCAAACTTACATAACGTTTTCCATGTGTCGCAACTGAGGAAATACATAGCAGATCCTACGCACATTCTGGAGGAGGATGATGTACAAATACGAGAGGACTTGACCGTTGATGCCGGAacagtgagaatcttggattctcaagtaaAGCAGCTCAAAGGGAAGGACATCAGAACGGTGAAGGTGTTATGGGATGAGGCAACTCAGAAAATGACACAGGAGATGGAAAACGCCATGAGGCGGTCTTATCCTCATTTGTTCTctg TGACCAAGGGTTTAGGGTTGAACAATTGGGGTTTTGATGCCGTGAGTATTGCCAGTGATTGA